A region of Flammeovirga agarivorans DNA encodes the following proteins:
- a CDS encoding ligand-binding sensor domain-containing protein, with protein sequence MNSKLFLACMATSAMSFYAHAQSSQKVEIYDQDFQYVSGEYSTKVENPSLSSIVSMVKLDDGSVLMSSKKDNKSFILKDGKIKPVTSFDAESAVLEALKFSAVADGSDFVFQNLTTGAFDGKGDFYAIYVRSKEFNTIGKKDELHKFNKTTKKLEPIDKPSDYKNFHPHKMVGVENGFVCILIKPIERDGSTKYEYRFSHYDGTQFDVLELPDSKTVSDVFKGKDGRVWVTGKNKVYTYADGQLKEEFSVGNEKTRIAEFSINSKGIALIDFTSGSVGAYNTNTNKLEKVFPKNESAIVGDESASRSIQEIEVDDKDRFVISASKYKMDFEFDLLKYQFESNGSLVILEYPNLKEIGGGVTLMNSMTQDNDDYKSYVGKSSLVDQAGNLSLLSLDGKTINKISKDGQVASYSIEEIGKELGFSYPDYMIYPNSWTIDEVSGNIYISTPTRKQTFVLKADGSKEKLAFSLDKKLGGKTIKRVTFDSQNQAYWLATNKGFAFSPINGEPKYYTKKQTGIGTGYGLFEFRADTQGKLWVSHSKGVAVFDKDGQVSNLENENSANYISHFSIKDNTGRSVAVGSKGTFAISGETATKEIDFESLKAELTKKYGEENNSVFMKAAIFDQKNQLWVITDKNKVAYFTGSDWNIIDMKQYYCAPEVFTLFNDKKGRVNVVAGEPLKPVVATPTDQAAAAAAEAKKTPKDYLLEEIDHTYYFPEQVVVFDVNQAN encoded by the coding sequence ATGAACAGTAAACTATTTTTAGCTTGTATGGCCACAAGTGCCATGTCCTTCTACGCTCATGCCCAATCTTCCCAAAAAGTAGAAATCTATGATCAAGATTTCCAGTATGTAAGTGGAGAGTACTCTACTAAAGTAGAAAACCCGTCACTATCTTCGATTGTAAGTATGGTGAAACTAGATGATGGCAGTGTTCTAATGTCGTCAAAGAAAGACAACAAGTCTTTTATTTTAAAGGATGGAAAGATCAAACCAGTTACATCTTTTGATGCAGAAAGTGCAGTATTGGAAGCATTGAAGTTTTCTGCCGTTGCTGATGGTTCTGATTTTGTTTTCCAAAACTTAACTACGGGAGCCTTTGATGGTAAAGGCGATTTTTACGCTATCTATGTCAGAAGCAAAGAGTTCAACACAATTGGTAAAAAGGATGAACTTCATAAGTTCAATAAGACAACCAAAAAGCTTGAGCCTATTGACAAGCCATCTGACTACAAAAACTTCCATCCTCACAAAATGGTTGGTGTGGAGAATGGGTTCGTTTGTATTCTTATTAAGCCAATTGAACGTGATGGTTCAACTAAATATGAATATCGTTTTTCTCATTATGATGGAACCCAATTCGATGTCTTAGAATTACCTGATAGTAAAACGGTATCAGATGTATTTAAAGGAAAAGATGGTAGAGTTTGGGTAACAGGCAAGAATAAGGTATATACTTATGCTGATGGCCAGTTGAAGGAAGAGTTTTCAGTGGGTAACGAGAAGACTAGAATTGCTGAATTTTCTATAAATTCTAAAGGGATTGCACTGATTGATTTTACTTCTGGATCAGTAGGAGCATATAATACAAATACGAATAAACTAGAAAAGGTATTTCCTAAGAATGAGTCAGCCATTGTAGGGGATGAATCAGCATCTCGATCAATACAAGAAATTGAGGTTGATGATAAGGATCGTTTTGTGATCAGTGCATCAAAATATAAAATGGATTTTGAGTTTGATTTATTGAAATATCAGTTCGAAAGTAATGGTTCTTTAGTGATTCTTGAGTATCCTAATTTAAAAGAAATTGGAGGAGGAGTTACGTTGATGAACTCAATGACTCAAGATAATGATGATTACAAAAGCTATGTAGGAAAGTCATCTTTAGTAGACCAAGCAGGTAACCTTTCATTATTATCTTTAGATGGAAAAACGATTAATAAAATCTCTAAAGATGGTCAAGTAGCTTCATATAGTATCGAAGAGATTGGAAAAGAACTTGGTTTCAGTTATCCGGATTATATGATTTATCCAAATAGCTGGACAATTGATGAAGTATCTGGAAATATATACATTTCAACACCAACCCGTAAGCAAACATTTGTTCTAAAAGCGGATGGTTCAAAAGAAAAATTAGCGTTCTCATTAGATAAGAAGTTAGGAGGAAAAACCATCAAAAGAGTGACCTTTGATTCCCAAAATCAGGCGTATTGGTTGGCTACGAATAAAGGCTTTGCGTTTAGCCCAATTAACGGGGAACCGAAATATTATACTAAGAAGCAAACAGGTATTGGTACTGGATATGGTCTTTTTGAATTTAGAGCTGATACTCAGGGTAAACTTTGGGTAAGTCATTCAAAAGGTGTTGCTGTTTTTGATAAAGATGGTCAGGTATCTAATCTTGAAAATGAAAATTCAGCAAACTACATTTCTCATTTTTCTATTAAAGACAATACAGGACGAAGTGTAGCTGTAGGATCAAAAGGTACGTTTGCAATTAGTGGTGAAACAGCAACTAAAGAAATAGATTTTGAAAGTTTAAAAGCGGAGCTAACGAAAAAGTATGGAGAGGAGAATAATTCTGTATTTATGAAGGCAGCTATTTTCGATCAAAAAAATCAACTTTGGGTGATCACTGATAAGAATAAAGTAGCGTATTTTACAGGTAGTGATTGGAATATTATTGATATGAAACAATATTATTGTGCACCAGAAGTTTTCACTCTTTTCAATGACAAAAAAGGAAGAGTGAATGTAGTAGCGGGTGAGCCATTAAAGCCTGTAGTTGCAACACCGACAGATCAAGCGGCGGCAGCGGCAGCTGAGGCTAAGAAAACGCCAAAAGACTATTTATTAGAGGAAATTGATCACACTTATTATTTCCCAGAACAAGTAGTTGTTTTTGATGTGAATCAAGCGAACTAA
- a CDS encoding DUF2490 domain-containing protein yields MKKIVLVLTLMFLSLLSFAQDQGQWGALYFKARMSDRFSYYAEHHIRFNNTELYKSYNRMGLQYAVAKNFSIVVGPAVIAKFNTEKETAIEYRIWHQYLYTHKIGRIEMHHQVRLEHVWFEGATWNRYRYKPYAYIPLNTREMEVGTVYFVPSIE; encoded by the coding sequence ATGAAAAAGATAGTATTAGTATTGACCTTGATGTTTTTATCTTTATTGTCATTTGCACAAGATCAAGGGCAGTGGGGAGCATTGTACTTCAAGGCTAGAATGAGTGACCGTTTTAGTTATTATGCGGAACACCATATCAGATTTAATAATACAGAGTTATATAAATCTTACAATAGAATGGGACTTCAGTATGCGGTAGCTAAGAATTTCAGCATTGTTGTTGGACCTGCCGTAATTGCTAAGTTTAATACTGAAAAAGAAACGGCCATTGAATATAGGATATGGCACCAGTATTTGTATACCCATAAAATAGGAAGAATTGAAATGCACCATCAAGTGCGTTTAGAACATGTTTGGTTTGAAGGTGCTACATGGAATAGGTACAGATATAAACCTTATGCATATATCCCGCTCAATACAAGAGAAATGGAGGTAGGTACTGTTTATTTTGTGCCGAGTATAGAGTAG